From Solea senegalensis isolate Sse05_10M linkage group LG7, IFAPA_SoseM_1, whole genome shotgun sequence, a single genomic window includes:
- the LOC122772870 gene encoding cytochrome P450 27C1, which produces MALVNHLTASCWRNLQGGRMHKQLSVILRHLHKSATSEALEISATGEEAMPQRLITPADVGGTRRIKSLKEMPGPSTLSNLVEFFWRDGFSRIHEIQNEHRKKYGKIFKSRFGPQLVVSIADHDLVAEVLRAEGTAPQRANMESWKEYRDMRGRSTGLISAEGEQWLKMRSVLRQLIMRPRDVAAFSDDVNKVVDDLIKRVCTLRGRESDGATILNVNDLFFKYAMEGVAAILYECRLGCLENEVPQETQDYITALHLMFSSFKTTMYAGAIPKWLRPVIPKPWLEFCNSWDGLFKFTLIHVDKRLSDIKAQMEREEEVKGGLLTHMLVTREMNLEEIYANITEMLLAGVDTTSFTLSWASYLLARYPQVQEQIFAEVTSALGPRTVATADDIPRLPLIRGLVKETLRLFPVLPGNGRITQDDLVVGGYFIPKGTQLALCHYSTSLDEENFPDASDFCPKRWIRKDSTDRVDNFGSIPFGYGIRSCIGRRIAELEMHLALTRLVQRFHIGVSPLTTDVKAKTHGLLCPAAPIHLQFTDRETTS; this is translated from the exons ATGGCATTGGTGAATCACTTGACTGCCTCATGCTGGAGGAATCTTCAGGGAGGCCGGATGCACAAGCAGCTCTCCGTCATTTTGCGCCACTTACACAAGTCAGCGACCAGCGAGGCTTTGGAGATCAGCGCGACCGGAGAAGAGGCCATGCCCCAGAGACTGATCACACCGGCGGATGTCGGCGGGACGAGGAGGATCAAGAGCCTCAAGGAGATGCCGGGACCGAGCACCCTCTCCAACCTGGTCGAGTTCTTCTGGAGAGACGGCTTCAGCAGAATTCATGAAATTCAG AACGAACACAGGAAGAAGTATGGGAAGATCTTTAAGTCCCGCTTCGGGCCCCAGCTGGTGGTCTCGATCGCGGATCACGACCTGGTGGCCGAGGTGCTGAGGGCCGAGGGCACGGCCCCCCAGAGGGCCAACATGGAGTCGTGGAAGGAGTACAGAGACATGAGAGGCCGGTCCACCGGTCTCATCTCAGC GGAGGGAGAGCAGTGGCTGAAGATGCGGAGCGTGCTCAGGCAGCTCATCATGCGCCCCCGTGACGTGGCCGCCTTCTCCGATGACGTGAACAAAGTGGTCGACGACCTGATCAAGAGAGTTTGCACCCTGCGCGGCCGGGAGTCCGACGGAGCGACCATCCTCAATGTGAACGACCTCTTCTTCAAATACGCCATGGAAG gtgtggcagccattttgtatGAGTGCAGACTAGGCTGTTTGGAAAACGAAGTCCCCCAGGAAACCCAAGATTACATCACGGCTTTGCACCTCATGTTCAGCTCCTTCAAGACGACGATGTATGCCGGAGCCATCCCCAAATGGCTCCGACCTGTTATTCCCAAACCGTGGCTGGAATTCTGTAACTCCTGGGATGGCCTCTTCAAATTCA CGCTTATTCACGTTGATAAGAGGCTCAGTGATATAAAAGCCCAGATGGAGCGGGAAGAGGAGGTGAAGGGGGGACTGCTCACGCACATGCTCGTCACCAGGGAGATGAACCTGGAGGAAATCTACGCCAACATTACGGAGATGCTATTGGCCGGCGTCGACACG ACATCCTTCACTCTTTCGTGGGCCAGCTACCTGTTGGCACGATACCCTCAGGTACAGGAGCAGATCTTCGCAGAAGTGACATCGGCTCTGGGACCCAGAACAGTCGCCACAGCTGATGATATTCCCCGTCTGCCCCTCATCAGAGGACTGGTCAAAGAAACCCTCAG GCTTTTTCCAGTTCTCCCAGGCAACGGAAGGATTACCCAGGATGACTTGGTGGTGGGTGGATACTTCATCCCCAAAGGG ACTCAGCTGGCCCTGTGTCACTACTCCACATCTCTGGACGAAGAGAACTTCCCCGACGCCTCAGACTTCTGTCCGAAGCGCTGGATACGGAAAGATTCCACGGACCGAGTCGACAACTTTGGCTCCATTCCCTTTGGCTACGGCATCCGGAGCTGCATCGGCAGGAGAATAGCAGAATTAGAGATGCATCTAGCTCTCACAAGG ctGGTTCAAAGGTTTCACATCGGAGTGTCTCCTCTCACAACTGATGTCAAGGCGAAAACCCATGGCCTCCTCTGTCCTGCTGCCCCGATTCACCTGCAGTTCACCGACAGGGAAACAACAAGCTGA
- the rbm26 gene encoding RNA-binding protein 26, with the protein MIIENLDALKTWLSETLEPICDADPSALAKYVVALVKKDKTEKELKALCIDQLDVFLQKETQLFVDKLFEAINNKCYLPQSEVPASVSKVEKEEQKKEETNREEDREKKFSRRVTHSPPQSSSRHSRDNRRGDDRKRDDRPRKRDYDRIPPRRDSYRDRYNRRRGRSRSYSRSRSRSWSKDRNRDRDRERDRDRGDRDRSRTRSHSRTRSRSRSRERDSGKLKYDHERGERSEVGDGYTTAVQISTATTSHFPVPTLSSTITVIAPSHHHSNSATESWSDFCPDPHPLDHGPFSRGPPPQQRKRCRDYDEKGFCMRGDMCPFDHGSDPVVVEDVSLPNMLPFQPPPIPGVEQLPPPGLPPPPPLMNPPPVNLRPPVPPPGALPPSLPPVAGPPPPLPPLQPPSMDVPLNSITNSVPTIVTSGMRPSLPQPSAPLFPSDNYEADVYNPEAPSITNTSRPIYRHRVNAQRPNLIGLTMGEIDKPQRDKIPNNCMRIVMESDPRKRPAVSHDGGLPAKKPWFDKPNFNKPNHQGFHKRVPFFANTKLLVRQIPPELNNISKLNEHFSKFGTIVNLQVAYQNNPEAALIQFATPDEARRAIQSIEAVLNNRFIRVHWFREDDNEVQGQSRLQQQSQPALPSAASLKQSVKDRLGPMLPADSESSQDSSTAGAAQNTSKVPVKDRLGFSPKPAAPVEKVYSTSLGLTKTVYNPVALKAAQKTSEEALKKKQEALKLQHDVRKKKQEILEKHIETQKLLISKLEKNKIQKDKATIMETLDTLTKSITKLQEEIKGISSNSNNPLRAAKSKAQAQKELLDAELDLYKKTQSGEDTALLKIKYTQLQIEAAKKGLLSTGRGRGVHARGRGSLRARGRGSRGRGRGVPLHSVVDHRPRALEISGFTEEDCVDLLPHFAQYGEIEDCQIDENNRSAVITYRTRAEAEQAAIRGVRFNNQVLHLAWHKPISTHSTADADEAETEENEYPDESLSDDALLQDDDEEDDDNEPRSWRR; encoded by the exons ATGATAATTGAAAACCTTGATGCCTTGAAAACATGGCTATCTGAAACCCTTGAGCCCAT CTGTGATGCAGACCCTTCTGCCCTCGCAAAGTACGTTGTTGCTTTGGTGAAAAAGGATAAAACCGAGAAGGAATTAAAAGCACTGTGTATCGACCAGTTGGATGTGTTTCTCCAGAAAG AGACCCAGCTCTTTGTGGATAAGCTGTTTGAAGCCATTAACAACAAATGTTACCTCCCTCAGTCAGAAGTACCAGCATCTGTGAGCAAAGTTGAGAAGGAAGAGCAGAAAAAAGAGGAG ACAAATCgtgaagaagacagagagaagaagttTTCTCGGCGGGTGACTCACAGCCCTCCACAATCAAGCTCTCGTCACAGTAGAGACAACAG GAGAGGGGACGACCGTAAGAGAGATGATCGCCCCAGGAAGCGGGATTATGACCGCATCCCACCAAGGAGGGACTCGTACCGCGACCGCTACAATCGCAGGAGAGGCCGCAGTCGCAGTTACAGTCGGAGCCGTAGCCGTAGTTGGAGCAAAGATCGCAACCGTGATCGTGACAGAGAAagggacagggacagagggGATCGTGATCGCAGCAGAACTCGGTCTCACAGCAGAACTCGATCTAGGAGCAGGAGTAGAG AAAGAGATTCTGGAAAATTGAAGTACGATCATGAAAGGggggaaaggtcagaggtcggtGATGGCTACACGACAGCAGTGCAAATCTCCACTGCAACCACTTCGCACTTCCCTGTGCCAACGCTGAGCAGCACCATTACGGTCATCGCCCCGAGTCACCATCACAGCAACAGCGCCACCGAGAGTTGGTCAGACTTCTGCCCTGACCCGCACCCTTTGGACCATGGCCCTTTTAGCAGGGGACCACCACCTCAACAGAGGAAGCGATGCCGCGACTACGATG AGAAGGGCTTCTGCATGCGTGGAGACATGTGTCCTTTCGACCATGGAAGTGACCCAGTTGTAGTGGAGGATGTCAGTTTGCCCAACATGTTGCCCTTCCAACCTCCACCAATCCCAGGTGTGGAACAACTGCCTCCTCCAGGgctccctccaccaccaccactcatGAACCCTCCACCCGTCAACCTGCGGCCCCCTGTGCCCCCACCAGGTGCCCTTCCACCCAGCCTTCCACCTGTTGCAG GTCCCCCTCCTCCACTGCCTCCACTGCAGCCGCCCAGCATGGATGTCCCTCTCAACTCCATCACCAATTCTGTTCCCACTATTGTCACCTCCGGAATGCGACCCTCACTTCCTCAGCCTTCAGCACCTCTCTTCCCCTCTG ACAACTATGAAGCAGATGTGTACAATCCTGAAGCTCCCAGCATCACCAATACCTCCAGGCCAATCTACCGCCATCGGGTCAATGCCCAGAGACCCAACTTGATTGGACTCACAATGGGAGAGATCGACAAGCCACAAAGAG ACAAGATTCCTAACAACTGTATGCGCATTGTTATGGAGTCTGACCCGAGAAAGAGACCAGCCGTCTCCCACGATGGAGGTCTCCCCGCCAAGAAACCTTGGTTTGACAA ACCAAACTTTAACAAACCTAACCACCAGGGCTTCCACAAAAGAGTTCCATTCTTTGCAAACACCAAATTGCTGGTTCGACAAATTCCTCCTGAGCTCAACAACATCAGCAAACTCAATGAACATTTCAGCAAGTTTGGCACCATCGTCAACCTACAG GTGGCGTACCAGAATAACCCAGAAGCTGCACTGATCCAGTTTGCCACTCCAGATGAGGCCAGGCGGGCTATTCAAAGCATAGAAGCTGTTCTCAACAACCGTTTCATCAGGGTGCACTGGTTTCGAGAGGATGACAATGAAGTTCAGGGCCAGTCTCGCCTACAGCAGCAGTCACAACCAGCATTG ccCTCAGCTGCTTCTCTGAAGCAGTCTGTCAAAGACCGCCTTGGACCAATGCTCCCCGCAGACTCCGAGTCCTCCCAAGACTCCAGTACAGCCGGTGCAGCTCAG AATACCTCCAAAGTGCCAGTAAAGGACCGTTTGGGTTTTTCTCccaaaccagcagctcctgttgaAAAA GTCTATTCAACGTCCCTGGGCCTCACAAAAACTGTGTACAATCCCGTCGCCCTGAAGGCAGCACAGAAAACCTCTGAGGAGGCCCTGAAGAAAAAGCAG GAAGCACTAAAACTACAACATGATGTaaggaagaagaagcaggaaatACTGGAGAAGCACATAGAGACACAGAAG CTTCTGATATCCAAACTTGAGAAGAACAAAATACAAAAGGACAAAGCCACGATCATGGAGACTTTGGACACGTTAACCAAGAGTATCACGAAGCTTCAAGAGGAGATAAAGGGAATCTCGAGCAACAGCAACAACCCACTGCGCGCTGCCAAGAGCAAGGCCCAG GCACAGAAGGAACTGCTGGATGCCGAGCTGGACCTATACAAGAAGACTCAGTCTGGAGAAGACACAGCATTGTTGAAGATCAAGTACACCCAGCTGCAGATTGAG GCCGCAAAAAAGGGTCTCCTGTCCACAGGACGAGGCCGGGGGGTCCATGCTCGGGGACGCGGTTCTCTCAGAGCTCGGGGAAGGGGCTCCAGAGGACGGGGAAGAGGTGTGCCACTGCATTCTGTTGTGGACCATCGACCACGGGCACTGGAAATTTCTGGTTTCACCGAAGAAGACTGTGttgacctgctgccacactttGCT CAATATGGAGAGATTGAAGATTGCCAGATTGACGAAAACAACCGGTCTGCAGTCATTACCTACAGGACGAGAGCAGAGGCTGAACAG GCGGCTATTCGTGGAGTGAGATTCAACAACCAGGTTTTACATCTGGCCTGGCACAAGCCCATCTCCACTCATAGTACTGCAGATGCTGATGAGGCAGAAACAGAAGAGAATGAG TATCCAGACGAGTCACTGAGTGACGATGCACTGCTGCAGGACGACGACGAGGAAGACGACGACAACGAGCCACGCTCCTGGCGCAGATGA